In Streptomyces sp. NBC_00306, a single genomic region encodes these proteins:
- a CDS encoding MbtH family protein, whose amino-acid sequence MSNPFENPEGVYSVLVNDENQHSLWPDFVDVPAGWTVAHGPASRQACLEYIETNWTDMRPRSLAQSMDS is encoded by the coding sequence ATGAGCAACCCGTTCGAGAACCCCGAGGGCGTGTACTCGGTGCTGGTCAACGACGAGAACCAGCACAGCCTGTGGCCGGACTTCGTGGACGTCCCGGCCGGCTGGACCGTCGCCCACGGGCCGGCGTCGCGGCAGGCGTGCCTGGAGTACATCGAGACCAACTGGACGGACATGCGGCCGAGGAGTCTCGCGCAGTCGATGGACAGCTGA
- a CDS encoding iron-siderophore ABC transporter substrate-binding protein: MARSLRAPRLAAALASVLLLFGTATACGGDSDSDTSTSTGKDASAGKAFPVTIPHKYGNTTIKSEPQRIVTVGLTDQDALLALGKVPVGTTEWLGGYKGAIGPWATDKLAGAAAPTVLKDTGTGPQVEKIAALKPDLILALYGGLTKEQYASLSKFAPVVAQPKEYNDFGIPWQELTKRVGTAVGKPAEATKAVADVEAKIAAAAAQHPEFKGATGVMATPYEGTFVFGSQDSRSRLLTNLGLTLPTGLDKAIGDKFGANISKERMDLLDQKAVVWIVGDVAKDTAKLHKDASYGDLKVVKEGREVYIPETSDYGNATSFVSVLSLPYVMERLVPQLAAAVDGKPATKVEQPAS, from the coding sequence ATGGCCCGCTCCCTCAGAGCTCCCCGGCTCGCCGCCGCGCTCGCCTCCGTTCTGCTTCTCTTCGGAACCGCCACCGCCTGCGGGGGCGACTCCGACTCGGACACGTCCACGTCCACCGGCAAGGACGCGTCGGCCGGCAAGGCCTTCCCTGTGACGATCCCGCACAAGTACGGGAACACGACGATCAAGTCCGAGCCCCAGCGGATCGTCACGGTCGGACTCACCGACCAGGACGCCCTGCTGGCGCTCGGCAAGGTGCCGGTGGGCACCACCGAGTGGCTGGGCGGCTACAAGGGGGCCATCGGCCCCTGGGCCACGGACAAACTGGCCGGAGCCGCCGCGCCGACGGTGCTGAAGGACACCGGCACCGGCCCGCAGGTCGAGAAGATCGCGGCCCTGAAGCCCGACCTGATCCTCGCCCTGTACGGCGGTCTCACCAAGGAGCAGTACGCGTCCCTGTCGAAGTTCGCCCCGGTCGTCGCGCAGCCGAAGGAGTACAACGACTTCGGCATCCCGTGGCAGGAGCTGACGAAGCGGGTCGGCACCGCGGTCGGCAAGCCCGCCGAGGCCACGAAGGCGGTCGCCGACGTCGAGGCGAAGATCGCGGCGGCCGCGGCGCAGCACCCCGAGTTCAAGGGCGCCACCGGTGTGATGGCGACGCCGTACGAGGGCACGTTCGTCTTCGGCAGCCAGGACTCGCGCTCGCGCCTGCTCACCAATCTCGGGCTGACGCTGCCGACCGGCCTGGACAAGGCGATCGGCGACAAGTTCGGCGCGAACATCAGCAAGGAGCGCATGGACCTGCTGGACCAGAAGGCCGTCGTGTGGATCGTCGGCGACGTCGCCAAGGACACCGCGAAGCTCCACAAGGACGCCTCGTACGGCGACCTGAAGGTGGTGAAGGAAGGCCGTGAGGTCTACATCCCGGAGACCAGCGACTACGGCAACGCGACGTCGTTCGTCTCCGTCCTGAGCCTGCCCTACGTCATGGAGCGGCTGGTCCCGCAGCTCGCGGCCGCGGTCGACGGCAAGCCGGCCACCAAGGTGGAGCAGCCCGCTTCCTGA
- a CDS encoding ABC transporter ATP-binding protein yields MTPRQTGRQADGQSSAPADANPEHQQSSAPADANPEHQQSSTPADANPEHQQSSTPADVNTERQTVQETAASGEPVRQLLPTATAARTRAAVGELVRPHRLLALCGFAVMVGATAVGLLIQPLLGRVVDLAADHRPPDAITTIVVLLAAVAVVQGLTTGLGLSLISRLGETVLARLRERFVERALGLPLEQVEKAGSGDLTVRVTADVSLIADAVRNALPELARSLLAIVLTLGALAVLDWRFLLAALLAVPVQVHTARWYVRRAVPLYAEQRIATGAQQQQLLDTIGGSTTVKAFRLEGEHSERAAGRSWSVVQLTMRGVQLVLGFYSRLHVGEFIGLAAVLVTGFWLVRDGSASLGTATAAALYFHSLFTPINSALVLIDDALSAAAGLARLVGVADQPLPEQPARPATPRDASITVTGLCHAYETGHPVLHDVDLTLLPGERVALVGASGAGKTTLAKIIAGVHRPSAGTVRLGGAALHELGPALIRRTVALITQETHVFAGTLTDDLRLAKPGASDGELRSALDRVDALGWAEALPDGLATVVGEGGHRLSSAQTQALALARLILADPPVAILDEATAEAGSTGARALEKAVARAVDGRTALIVAHRLTQAATADRIVVMDGGRIVETGTHEELRRTQGRYAALWEAWSDSRDRGV; encoded by the coding sequence ATGACACCACGTCAGACCGGCAGACAGGCCGACGGTCAGTCCTCGGCGCCCGCCGACGCGAATCCGGAGCACCAGCAGTCCTCGGCGCCCGCCGACGCGAATCCGGAGCACCAGCAGTCCTCGACGCCCGCCGACGCGAATCCGGAGCACCAGCAGTCCTCGACGCCCGCCGACGTGAACACGGAGCGACAGACCGTGCAGGAGACCGCCGCCAGCGGCGAGCCCGTCCGGCAGCTGCTGCCGACGGCGACCGCGGCGCGAACCCGCGCCGCCGTCGGTGAACTCGTGCGCCCCCACCGGCTCCTCGCGCTGTGCGGCTTCGCCGTCATGGTCGGCGCGACGGCCGTCGGACTGCTGATCCAGCCGCTGCTCGGGCGCGTCGTCGACCTGGCAGCGGACCACCGGCCGCCGGACGCGATCACCACGATCGTGGTGCTGCTCGCCGCCGTCGCCGTCGTCCAGGGACTCACCACCGGCCTCGGCCTCTCGCTGATCTCCCGGCTCGGCGAAACCGTCCTGGCCCGTCTGCGCGAGCGGTTCGTCGAACGGGCCCTGGGGCTGCCCCTGGAGCAGGTGGAGAAGGCGGGCTCCGGCGACCTGACCGTACGGGTCACCGCCGACGTGTCGCTGATCGCCGACGCCGTCCGCAACGCCCTGCCGGAGCTGGCCCGTTCACTGCTCGCGATCGTCCTGACCCTCGGCGCGCTCGCGGTGCTCGACTGGAGGTTCCTGCTCGCCGCGCTGCTCGCCGTGCCGGTCCAGGTGCACACGGCACGCTGGTACGTCCGACGGGCCGTACCGCTCTACGCGGAACAGCGCATCGCCACCGGCGCCCAGCAGCAACAACTGCTCGACACCATCGGCGGCAGCACGACCGTCAAGGCGTTCCGGCTGGAGGGGGAGCACAGCGAACGGGCCGCCGGGCGTTCCTGGTCCGTCGTCCAGCTCACCATGCGCGGTGTCCAGCTCGTGCTGGGCTTCTACAGCCGTCTGCACGTGGGCGAGTTCATCGGGCTCGCCGCCGTCCTCGTCACCGGCTTCTGGCTGGTGCGCGACGGATCCGCGTCCCTCGGCACGGCGACCGCCGCCGCGCTGTACTTCCACAGCCTCTTCACCCCCATCAACTCCGCGCTCGTCCTCATCGACGACGCCCTGTCGGCCGCCGCGGGCCTCGCCCGGCTCGTCGGCGTGGCCGATCAGCCGCTCCCCGAGCAGCCCGCGCGCCCCGCGACCCCGCGTGACGCGTCCATCACCGTCACCGGCCTCTGCCATGCGTACGAGACCGGGCATCCCGTGCTGCACGACGTCGACCTGACCCTGCTGCCCGGGGAACGCGTCGCACTCGTCGGGGCGAGCGGTGCCGGCAAGACCACCCTGGCCAAGATCATCGCGGGAGTGCACCGGCCCTCGGCCGGCACCGTGCGGCTCGGCGGCGCCGCGCTCCACGAACTCGGCCCGGCCCTCATCCGCCGTACGGTCGCCCTGATCACCCAGGAGACCCACGTCTTCGCCGGGACGCTCACCGACGACCTCCGGCTGGCCAAGCCCGGGGCGAGCGACGGCGAACTGCGCAGCGCACTGGACCGGGTCGACGCGCTGGGCTGGGCCGAAGCCCTTCCCGACGGACTCGCCACCGTGGTGGGCGAGGGCGGGCACCGGCTCAGCAGCGCACAGACACAAGCGCTCGCGCTCGCACGGCTGATCCTCGCGGACCCGCCTGTCGCGATCCTCGACGAGGCGACCGCCGAGGCCGGCAGCACTGGGGCCCGCGCCCTGGAGAAGGCCGTCGCACGCGCTGTCGACGGCCGTACGGCACTGATCGTGGCGCACCGCCTCACCCAGGCCGCGACCGCCGACCGCATCGTCGTCATGGACGGCGGACGCATCGTCGAGACCGGCACCCACGAGGAACTCCGCCGTACACAAGGACGCTACGCAGCCCTGTGGGAGGCGTGGTCGGACAGCCGCGACCGCGGCGTCTGA